From a single Brassica rapa cultivar Chiifu-401-42 chromosome A01, CAAS_Brap_v3.01, whole genome shotgun sequence genomic region:
- the LOC103829624 gene encoding uncharacterized protein LOC103829624 produces MAYMKNAFVFIMVDEVLKYTLNIVCLRVVILQAQFLELSVLSEHFERLRNKITQADVSEGTKIHCSCKNDHMFRVERDLPLGVWCLITNFLLTNATGQYRPTNHAYKMSIIGDSKIKDSDFHCDDMFFSFASFDDVEVIGQVESLKDVQTVQVKGETIACCLWGKYAEQIESHVQEANDPNMILVIRFAKIGFYQGEVQITNAFDASLVLINPDLPEVVTFKSMLPQNDIAITPFDQNSNSKTIKAPKVDWNEVDVKSISEILVAMKIQIGASSILVMTGVTNVPIKLYKLHIVVQDDSGTCKLMLLDTEAEAIVDCKAVDLWGGSYDEIEDPEVLPQPIKELAGQSFCFGVSLKNDNVTNGSDIFMVAAIWSGDKLLKTESHSVLSRESSMTSGGEVSKSDPNSQTTSEGCSTLFSKRKDGDLPDISSSSKKLCTKIVKVEKSKKN; encoded by the exons ATGGCGTATATGAAAAATGCCTTTGTGTTTATCATGGTAGACGAAGTATTGAAGTATACCCTCAATATAGTGTGCCTCAGGGTTGTCATTCTCCAAGCACAGTTCCTTGAACTTAGCGTGCTTAGTGAGCATTTCGAAAGGTTGAGGAACAAAATAACGCAGGCTGATGTTTCTGAA ggTACTAAGATTCATTGCTCATGCAAGAATGATCACATGTTTCGTGTTGAACGTGATTTGCCTTTGGGAGTATGGTGTTTGATTACAAACTTTTTGCTCACAAATGCAACTGGTCAATACCGACCAACCAACCATGCTTACAAGATGTCTATTATAGGCGACAGTAAGATTAAGGATTCAGATTTCCATTGCGATGATATGTTCTTCTCATTTGCAAGTTTTGACGATGTTG AAGTAATCGGTCAAGTTGAGAGCCTTAAAGACGTTCAAACTGTTCAAGTGAA GGGTGAGACTATTGCATGTTGTCTGTGGGGAAAATATGCAGAACAAATTGAATCTCATGTTCAAGAAGCAAATGACCCAAATATGATTTTGGTTATAAGATTTGCAAAGATCGGATTTTATCAAG GAGAAGTTCAGATTACCAACGCATTTGATGCATCATTGGTTCTGATCAATCCGGATTTGCCTGAAGTCGTGACATTCAAAAGCAT GTTGCCACAAAATGATATTGCAATTACTCCTTTCGATCAAAATTCCAACAGTAAGACAATCAAGGCTCCAAAGGTGGACTGGAATGAAGTTGATGTCAAATCAATCTCAGAAATATTGGTGGCCATGAAG ATACAGATTGGGGCTAGTTCTATTTTGGTCATGACAGGTGTAACAAACGTGCCGATCAAATT ATACAAACTGCATATTGTTGTGCAAGATGACTCAGGTACATGCAAGTTAATGCTGTTGGATACTGAAGCTGAGGCCATAGTCGATTGTAAAGCTGTTGATTTATGGGGTGGATCATATGATGAG ATTGAAGATCCAGAGGTTTTGCCACAACCAATCAAAGAATTAGCTGGCCAATCTTTCTGTTTTGGAGTTTCTTTGAAAAATGATAATGTGACCAACGGCTCTGATATATTTATGGTGGCTGCAATCTGGTCTGGAGATAAACTTCTCAAAACAGAATCACATTCTGTTCTCAGCAGAGAATCCTCCATGACCTCTGGTGGCGAG GTTTCAAAGTCGGATCCAAACAGTCAAACAACTTCTGAAGGTTGTTCAACCCTGTTCTCCAAACGCAAAGATGGTGATCTACCTGACATATCCTCATCGTCAAAAAAACTGTGCACCAAGATTGTCAAGGTGGAAAAATCGAAAAAGAATTAG
- the LOC103829344 gene encoding pyruvate dehydrogenase E1 component subunit alpha-1, mitochondrial: MALSRLSSRSNIISRPLSAAFRRSISTDTTPITIETSLPFTAHLCDPPSRSVESSTQELLSFFRTMALMRRMEIAADSLYKAKLIRGFCHLYDGQEAVAIGMEAAITKKDAIITAYRDHCIFLGRGGSLYEVFAELMGRQDGCSRGKGGSMHFYKKDSSFYGGHGIVGAQVPLGCGIAFAQKYSKEEAVTFAMYGDGAANQGQLFEALNISALWDLPSILVCENNHYGMGTAEWRAAKSPSYYKRGDYVPGLKVDGMDAFAVKQACKFAKEHALKNGPIILEMDTYRYHGHSMSDPGSTYRTRDEISGVRQERDPIERIKKLVLSHDLATEKELKDMEKEIRKEVDDAIAKAKDCPMPEPSELFTNVYVKGFGTESFGADRKEVKAALP, translated from the exons ATGGCTCTATCACGCCTCTCATCGCGATCTAACATCATCTCACGCCCCCTCTCCGCCGCCTTCCGCCGTTCCATCTCAACCGACACCACACCGATCACAATCGAGACCTCGCTTCCTTTCACCGCTCACCTATGCGACCCACCCTCTCGCTCCGTCGAATCCTCCACCCAAGAGCTCCTCTCCTTCTTCCGCACCATGGCTCTGATGCGCCGCATGGAGATCGCCGCCGACTCGCTTTACAAAGCGAAACTAATCCGAGGGTTCTGCCACCTCTACGACGGCCAGGAAGCCGTGGCCATCGGGATGGAGGCCGCGATCACGAAGAAGGACGCCATCATCACGGCCTACCGCGACCACTGCATCTTCCTGGGCCGCGGGGGGTCGCTGTACGAGGTGTTCGCGGAGCTTATGGGGAGGCAAGACGGCTGCTCGAGAGGGAAAGGTGGGTCGATGCATTTCTATAAGAAGGATTCGTCGTTCTACGGTGGGCATGGGATCGTCGGTGCTCAGGTTCCGTTAGGCTGTGGGATTGCTTTCGCGCAGAAGTATTCCAAGGAGGAGGCGGTGACGTTCGCTATGTATGGCGATGGTGCTGCCAATCAAGGGCAGCTTTTTGAAGCTTTGAATATCTCTGCTCTTTGGGATTTGCCTTCCATTCTCGTCTGCGAGAACAATCACT ATGGGATGGGAACTGCTGAGTGGAGAGCTGCCAAGAGCCCTTCTTACTATAAGCGTGGTGATTATGTTCCTGGTTTGAAG GTAGATGGTATGGATGCGTTTGCTGTCAAACAAGCTTGCAAATTTGCTAAGGAACATGCCTTGAAGAATGGACCGATA ATTCTTGAGATGGACACGTACAGGTACCACGGTCACTCTATGTCCGACCCTGGGAGCACATACCGTACACGAGATGAGATATCTGGTGTGAGACAG GAAAGAGATCCAATTGAGAGAATTAAAAAGCTGGTACTATCTCATGACCTAGCAACCGAGAAGGAGCTTAAG GACATGGAGAAGGAAATTAGGAAAGAAGTAGATGACGCTATTGCCAAAGCTAAG GATTGCCCAATGCCAGAGCCTTCTGAGCTTTTTACCAATGTGTATGTGAAGGGATTTGGCACCGAG TCATTTGGAGCTGACAGAAAAGAAGTCAAAGCTGCACTTCCATGA
- the LOC103829333 gene encoding formin-like protein 7 encodes MSFLFRKNGSSSRRRIKDKLRGRNSDRGKRGEEEEERVRYDSVPAPPSPWGFLFPEDFERIDGNLKAVIVDEEGLDVIYWKKLLELETSGKTPKPRRRGKPDGGSRRTGADEEEEEEEGGSGTNRKGDESIEEAFSFHVKKNKSPLSSGGEVRDLSKSVEEGGGGGRYSYTSSSSPSRPSSSSTGGFSDYGKQSQSKFQAPGGGGGGGSGRYPPLPLPPGQLGLATASSSTMPPPLTVNHGSFPTGGSGLSPAIPLPPGQFPAPIGSSSTSPLPLTVNQTVPHVQANQPPPPPGAPPPPPPPIPAKKAPPPPPPPAKKAPPPPPPPGKKAPGPPPPPPMSKTGPPKPPGNGKGPTKAAESSSALTKDDPAQPKLKPLHWDKVNPDASHSMVWHRIDGGSFNFDGDLMEALFGYVGARKPGEANTVPQKPTVSTTQTYILDPRKSQNKAIVLKSLGMTKEEIIDLLTEGHDADTDTLEKLSGIAPTPEEQTEIIEFSGDPTKLADAESLLFHILRAVPSAFNRFNVMLFKINYGSEVSQQKGSLQTLESACNELRARGLFMKLLEAILKAGNRMNAGTARGNAQAFNLTALRKLSDVKSVDGKTTLLHFVVEEVVRSEGKRAAMSKISGGDIADASREEQEIEFIKLGLPIIGGLSSEFTNVKKAAGIDYDSFLATTLALGTRLKETKRLLDQSKGKEDGCLTKLRSFFESAEEELRVITEEQLRIMDLVKKTTNYYQAGGALKERNLFQLFVIIRDFLGMVDTACSEIARIQRKQRPAATVAGASSSTAATTPSAAAPQRNAVRFPILPPNFMSEHSRYSSSDSDSDS; translated from the exons ATGTCTTTCCTTTTCCGGAAGAACGGGAGTAGTTCACGGAGGCGAATCAAAGACAAACTAAGAGGTCGGAACTCAGATCGCGGgaagagaggagaagaagaagaagagagagtcaGATACGACTCGGTACCTGCACCGCCTTCTCCGTGGGGGTTTCTGTTCCCGGAGGATTTCGAGCGAATAGATGGTAATCTAAAGGCAGTTATTGTAGATGAAGAAGGCTTAGACGTGATTTACTGGAAGAAGCTTCTCGAGCTTGAAACTAGCGGGAAAACTCCTAAACCTAGGAGACGAGGTAAACCAGATGGTGGATCTAGAAGAACTGGggcagatgaagaagaagaagaagaagaaggaggatCGGGCACTAATCGGAAGGGAGATGAATCGATTGAAGAGGCGTTTTCGTTTCATGTGAAGAAGAACAAGTCTCCTTTATCTTCAGGTGGAGAAGTTCGAGATCTGAGTAAGAGTGTtgaagaaggaggaggaggagggagatACTCctacacttcttcttcttcgccttcacggccttcttcttcttctacaggCGGATTTAGTGATTATGGAAAGCAATCTCAGTCCAAATTTCAAGCTCCTGGCGGCGGCGGCGGTGGTGGTAGCGGTCGTTATCCGCCACTCCCGCTTCCTCCGGGTCAATTAGGGCTGGCTACTGCCTCGTCTTCGACTATGCCACCGCCCCTTACAGTCAATCACGGCTCATTTCCCACTGGTGGTAGCGGTCTTTCCCCTGCAATTCCCCTTCCTCCGGGTCAATTCCCGGCACCAATTGGGTCTTCCTCTACATCTCCGCTGCCTCTTACAGTCAACCAAACCGTACCACATGTTCAAGCTAACCAACCTCCACCGCCTCCTGGGGCACCACCTCCGCCTCCACCACCTATACCGGCTAAGAAAgcacctccacctcctcctcctcccgcTAAGAAGgcacctccacctcctcctcctcccggTAAGAAGGCACCTGGGCCCCCGCCACCGCCTCCAATGTCCAAAACTGGGCCACCTAAACCACCAGGTAATGGGAAAGGACCGACGAAGGCAGCTGAGAGTTCTTCTGCCTTGACCAAAGATGATCCAGCGCAGCCGAAGCTCAAGCCTTTACATTGGGATAAGGTTAATCCTGATGCAAGTCACTCAATGGTTTGGCATAGGATCGATGGTGGCTCTTTCAA CTTTGATGGTGACCTCATGGAGGCTCTCTTTGGATACGTTGGCGCTCGAAAGCCTGGTGAAGCTAACACTGTACCCCAGAAACCGACTGTGTCAACCACCCAGACTTACATTCTTGATCCTAGGAAATCTCAGAACAAAGCAATTGTGCTTAAATCTTTGGGAATGACTAAGGAAGAGATCATTGACTTGTTAACAGAAGGCCATGATGCTGATACTGATACCCTTGAGAAGCTTTCCGGAATAGCTCCAACGCCAGAAGAACAGACAGAGATCATAGAGTTCAGTGGCGACCCTACGAAACTTGCTGATGCAGAATCTCTACTCTTTCACATCTTACGAGCAGTTCCTTCAGCGTTTAACAGGTTCAACGTCATGCTCTTCAAGATCAACTACGGCTCAGAGGTTTCTCAACAGAAGGGCTCTTTACAGACACTTGAATCTGCATGCAACGAGTTACGTGCTCGTGGGCTTTTCATGAAACTTCTAGAGGCAATCTTGAAAGCAGGTAACAGAATGAACGCTGGAACCGCTCGAGGAAATGCTCAGGCTTTCAATTTGACAGCTCTAAGAAAACTGTCAGATGTGAAGAGTGTTGATGGGAAAACTACTTTGCTTCACTTTGTTGTTGAAGAAGTTGTAAGATCCGAGGGAAAACGAGCTGCGATGAGTAAGATCTCCGGTGGTGATATTGCAGATGCATCtagagaagaacaagagattGAATTCATAAAGCTAGGTTTACCAATTATTGGTGGCCTTAGTTCAGAGTTCACCAATGTGAAGAAAGCAGCAGGAATCGACTATGACTCTTTTCTAGCCACGACCTTGGCTTTAGGGACCAGgttgaaagaaacaaaaaggcTATTAGACCAAAGCAAAGGGAAAGAAGATGGGTGTTTGACAAAGCTGAGATCTTTCTTTGAATCTGCAGAGGAAGAACTGAGAGTTATTACAGAGGAACAGCTCAGGATCATGGACTTGGTGAAAAAAACAACGAATTATTACCAAGCTGGTGGTGCATTGAAAGAGAGGAACCTGTTTCAGCTGTTTGTTATAATCCGTGATTTCTTAGGGATGGTTGATACCGCATGTAGTGAGATCGCAAGGATTCAACGGAAGCAGAGACCAGCAGCAACGGTGGCAGGAGCATCGAGTTCAACAGCAGCAACAACACCGAGCGCTGCGGCACCACAAAGAAACGCTGTTAGATTTCCGATTCTGCCTCCAAATTTCATGTCAGAGCATTCAAGGTACAGTTCAAGCGACTCAGACTCAGATTCTtga